The following proteins come from a genomic window of Aequorivita marisscotiae:
- the rfbA gene encoding glucose-1-phosphate thymidylyltransferase RfbA — translation MKGIILAGGSGTRLHPITLAVSKQLMPVYDKPMIYYPLSTLMIAGIRDILIISTPQDLPLFKQLLGDGKKLGCNFQYAEQPNPNGLAEAFVIGKDFIGNDKVALILGDNIFYGSGLKELLQSNNNPDGGVIYAYHVLDPERYGVVEFDKAGKALSIEEKPKTPKSNYAVPGIYFYDNSVVEIAANIKPSARGELEITDVNNEYLKQGKLSVSILDKGTAWLDTGTFASLMQAAQFVEVIEERQGLKIGAIEEAAYEMGYISKEQLITLAKPLLKSGYGKHLLQLD, via the coding sequence ATGAAAGGAATAATTTTAGCAGGAGGTTCAGGTACACGTTTACACCCAATAACATTGGCGGTAAGCAAGCAATTAATGCCGGTGTACGACAAACCGATGATTTATTATCCGCTGTCCACGTTAATGATTGCGGGTATTCGCGATATTTTAATAATCTCCACACCGCAGGATTTACCGCTGTTTAAACAACTTTTGGGCGATGGCAAAAAGTTGGGTTGCAACTTTCAATATGCCGAACAACCCAATCCCAACGGACTTGCCGAGGCTTTTGTCATCGGAAAAGATTTTATTGGAAATGATAAAGTGGCTCTAATTTTGGGCGATAATATATTTTACGGTTCTGGCTTAAAAGAATTGCTGCAATCCAACAACAATCCGGACGGTGGAGTAATTTATGCGTACCACGTATTAGACCCCGAACGATATGGCGTTGTAGAATTTGATAAAGCTGGAAAGGCCCTTTCAATTGAAGAAAAACCCAAAACGCCAAAATCTAATTACGCCGTGCCGGGAATTTATTTTTACGACAATAGCGTAGTAGAAATTGCTGCAAATATAAAACCCAGCGCCCGCGGCGAATTGGAGATAACCGATGTAAATAACGAATATCTAAAACAAGGCAAATTAAGCGTGAGTATTCTCGATAAAGGTACCGCTTGGCTGGATACCGGTACATTTGCTTCGTTAATGCAAGCAGCGCAATTTGTTGAGGTTATTGAGGAGCGGCAAGGTTTAAAGATTGGTGCTATTGAAGAAGCGGCATACGAAATGGGTTATATTTCAAAAGAACAATTAATAACATTGGCCAAACCGCTGTTAAAAAGCGGTTACGGAAAACATTTACTTCAATTAGATTAG
- the rfbB gene encoding dTDP-glucose 4,6-dehydratase produces MKNDKVLVTGGAGFIGSNYVEYVLKNSAYDIFVLDKLTYAGNLKNLEQVSHKFTFIKGDICDTEMVQNLFAEHQFQKVVHFAAESHVDNSISGPSEFIQTNIVGTFNLLESAYKTWMNGPNDLKDEFRNARFLHISTDEVYGTLGETGLFTEKTSYAPNSPYSASKASSDFIVRSYFHTYGLPVVTTNCSNNYGPNQHKEKLIPTIIRKAISGESIPIYGDGKNVRDWLYVVDHCSGIQLALENGKLGETYNIGGRNERENLYIANVICELLDEMLPKNTSYKEQITFVKDRPGHDFRYAIDASKIEGELGWKAKENFETGIQKTIAWYLDNRDRL; encoded by the coding sequence TTGAAAAACGATAAAGTACTGGTTACCGGAGGAGCAGGTTTTATAGGATCCAATTATGTGGAATACGTCCTAAAAAATTCAGCATACGATATTTTCGTGTTGGATAAGCTAACGTATGCGGGAAATTTGAAAAATCTGGAACAAGTTTCGCATAAATTCACCTTTATAAAAGGTGATATTTGTGATACCGAAATGGTTCAAAATTTATTTGCCGAACATCAATTTCAAAAAGTAGTTCACTTTGCTGCCGAAAGCCATGTGGACAATTCTATTTCGGGTCCGTCCGAATTTATCCAAACAAATATTGTAGGAACTTTTAATTTGCTTGAGAGTGCCTATAAAACCTGGATGAACGGCCCCAATGATTTGAAAGATGAATTCAGAAATGCGCGTTTTCTGCATATTTCAACCGATGAAGTTTACGGCACACTGGGAGAAACAGGTCTTTTCACCGAAAAAACCTCGTATGCGCCCAATAGTCCGTATAGCGCGTCAAAGGCTTCGTCAGATTTTATTGTACGCAGTTACTTTCACACCTACGGATTGCCCGTTGTTACTACAAATTGCTCTAATAATTACGGGCCCAATCAGCACAAAGAAAAATTAATCCCAACTATTATTCGCAAAGCAATTTCGGGGGAATCTATCCCGATTTACGGGGATGGAAAGAATGTGCGCGATTGGCTTTACGTTGTAGATCATTGCAGTGGCATACAGTTGGCATTAGAGAACGGAAAGCTTGGGGAAACCTATAATATTGGCGGCCGCAATGAACGCGAAAACTTATATATAGCCAATGTTATTTGCGAATTGTTAGACGAAATGCTTCCGAAGAATACTTCGTATAAAGAACAAATTACTTTTGTAAAAGACCGTCCCGGCCACGATTTTAGATACGCCATTGATGCTTCAAAAATTGAAGGTGAACTGGGCTGGAAAGCAAAGGAAAATTTTGAAACCGGTATTCAAAAAACAATTGCTTGGTATTTGGATAATCGGGATAGATTGTAA
- a CDS encoding type II toxin-antitoxin system RelE/ParE family toxin, translating into MYELIETSKFRKDIKRIFKRSGADFALVSEVLHLLEIKGVKGIPPTMKPHKLKGKYKDDWECHLKPDLLIIWFQIESPKTIKLIRIGSHSDLF; encoded by the coding sequence ATGTACGAATTAATTGAAACTTCTAAATTTAGAAAAGATATTAAAAGAATTTTTAAAAGAAGCGGAGCAGACTTTGCGTTAGTTTCAGAAGTTCTTCATCTGCTTGAAATCAAGGGTGTTAAGGGTATACCGCCTACTATGAAACCCCATAAACTGAAGGGGAAATATAAGGATGATTGGGAATGCCATTTAAAACCTGATCTTTTGATTATTTGGTTTCAAATTGAATCTCCAAAAACCATAAAATTGATTAGAATCGGCTCCCACTCCGATTTGTTTTGA
- the wecB gene encoding non-hydrolyzing UDP-N-acetylglucosamine 2-epimerase has product MSRTNLIVFGTRPEAIKMAPLVQEFLKNKNFVTKVCVTAQHREMLDQVLDFFEIIPDFDLDLMRPNQNLYSLTAAIIENMKAVLDEVKPDYVYVHGDTTTSMAVGIAAFYSGAKICHVEAGLRTFNRQYPFPEEFNRQLTGKIADYHFAPTELSKNNLLAENTKEDTILVTGNTVIDALLYGIEKVNAENFKDLEIENLKTILNFQKKIILVTGHRRENHGDGLISICAALKTIAEKHPDVEIIYPVHLNPNVVGPVNELLGGIKNLFLVAPLAYPAFIWLMEKSYLIITDSGGIQEEAPSLGKPVLVTRTTTERPEAVEEGTVILLGTNTETIIEETEKLLTDTQYYKSMSMLHNPYGDGKSAERIVNFIEAL; this is encoded by the coding sequence ATGTCTAGAACAAATTTAATTGTATTTGGAACGCGTCCCGAAGCTATAAAAATGGCGCCTCTGGTTCAAGAGTTTTTAAAGAATAAAAACTTTGTAACAAAAGTTTGTGTTACTGCGCAGCACCGAGAAATGCTGGATCAGGTGCTGGACTTTTTCGAAATAATACCGGATTTTGATTTAGATCTCATGCGTCCAAACCAGAATCTGTATTCGCTGACTGCTGCTATAATTGAAAATATGAAAGCAGTACTGGACGAGGTTAAACCAGATTATGTTTACGTTCACGGAGATACAACAACCTCTATGGCCGTGGGGATAGCCGCATTTTATAGTGGTGCGAAAATATGTCATGTTGAAGCTGGTTTACGAACCTTTAATAGGCAATATCCGTTCCCCGAAGAATTTAACAGACAGCTTACGGGAAAAATTGCAGATTATCACTTTGCGCCTACGGAACTTTCTAAGAATAATCTTTTGGCCGAAAACACAAAGGAAGATACTATTTTGGTTACCGGAAATACCGTTATCGATGCTCTGCTCTACGGAATTGAAAAGGTAAATGCAGAAAATTTTAAGGATTTAGAAATTGAAAATTTAAAAACCATTTTGAATTTTCAGAAAAAAATAATACTTGTAACAGGGCATCGAAGAGAAAATCACGGGGATGGACTTATTAGTATTTGCGCTGCGTTAAAAACTATAGCAGAGAAGCATCCAGATGTTGAAATAATTTACCCTGTTCACCTAAATCCGAACGTAGTTGGACCTGTAAACGAACTTCTCGGCGGAATTAAAAATTTATTTTTAGTAGCACCTCTAGCGTATCCCGCATTTATTTGGTTAATGGAAAAGTCGTATTTAATAATTACAGATAGTGGCGGAATTCAAGAAGAGGCGCCAAGCTTGGGGAAACCAGTTTTGGTAACTAGAACTACTACCGAACGTCCCGAAGCCGTTGAAGAAGGCACCGTAATTTTATTGGGAACAAACACAGAAACAATAATTGAAGAAACCGAAAAATTATTAACAGATACTCAATATTACAAAAGTATGAGTATGTTACACAATCCGTATGGTGATGGAAAATCGGCAGAACGAATTGTAAATTTTATTGAAGCATTATAA
- the rfbD gene encoding dTDP-4-dehydrorhamnose reductase — translation MKKIVVTGANGQLGKCIRDAAADFPDLEFVFLSKNELDIENADSVSEFFRKNNFSHCINTAAYTNVEQAESDAKKALAINAEAVKNLASICNEYNTVLLHVSTDYVFDGKSKTPYVETDITNPINVYGASKLKGEKYIQELCESFFILRTSWLYSQYGHNFLKTILKNAEAAKPLTITTEQTGTPTNANDLAEALLQIIAQDSTEYGVYHYSNSGETTWFGFAEAILLHTGKLKDTNLAKTNQYRTFAARPEYSVLDNTKAQNKLKLKYIDWRESLQSVLQKDSH, via the coding sequence ATGAAAAAAATAGTAGTCACAGGCGCAAACGGACAGTTGGGAAAATGCATAAGAGATGCGGCAGCCGATTTTCCCGACCTTGAATTTGTCTTTCTGTCAAAGAATGAATTAGATATTGAAAATGCAGATTCAGTATCGGAATTCTTCAGAAAAAATAATTTTTCACATTGCATTAATACTGCAGCATACACAAATGTAGAACAGGCCGAAAGCGATGCAAAAAAAGCACTTGCAATAAATGCCGAAGCGGTGAAAAACCTGGCTTCAATATGTAATGAATACAATACTGTTTTGTTGCACGTTTCTACAGATTATGTATTTGATGGTAAATCGAAAACGCCATATGTTGAAACCGATATTACAAACCCCATCAATGTTTACGGGGCTTCAAAACTAAAGGGGGAAAAATATATTCAGGAACTTTGTGAGTCATTCTTTATATTGCGCACTTCGTGGTTGTATTCGCAATATGGCCATAACTTCCTAAAAACTATTTTAAAAAATGCCGAAGCGGCAAAACCGCTAACAATTACGACCGAACAAACTGGAACCCCGACAAATGCCAATGATTTAGCCGAAGCTTTATTGCAAATAATTGCACAAGATTCTACAGAATATGGCGTTTATCATTACAGTAACAGTGGCGAAACCACCTGGTTTGGTTTTGCAGAAGCCATACTACTACATACGGGAAAATTAAAAGATACAAATCTTGCAAAAACCAACCAATACCGTACTTTTGCCGCAAGGCCAGAATACAGTGTTTTAGATAATACGAAGGCGCAGAATAAGTTAAAATTAAAATATATAGATTGGCGGGAGAGCCTCCAATCTGTATTACAAAAGGACAGTCATTGA
- the rfbC gene encoding dTDP-4-dehydrorhamnose 3,5-epimerase yields MELQKTPLKNCFIIKPNVFRDERGLFYETYNQQAFKKTTGLQIDFVQDNQSVSSKGVLRGLHFQKGEMAQAKLVRVVKGKVLDIVVDIRKDSETFGKSFSIVLDDVEHLQLFVPRGLAHGFITLSEESIFSYKCDNFYNKSSESGIIYNDATLALDWHLPKEEFIISEKDLELPSFTEVFS; encoded by the coding sequence TTGGAACTACAAAAAACTCCCTTAAAAAATTGTTTTATTATAAAGCCGAACGTTTTTAGAGACGAACGCGGACTTTTTTACGAAACGTACAATCAACAAGCATTCAAAAAAACTACTGGTTTACAGATAGATTTTGTGCAGGATAATCAATCTGTTTCATCAAAAGGAGTTTTGCGCGGACTCCATTTTCAAAAGGGTGAAATGGCGCAGGCAAAGCTAGTTCGAGTAGTTAAAGGAAAAGTTTTAGACATAGTGGTTGATATTCGGAAGGATTCGGAAACTTTTGGGAAGTCGTTCAGCATTGTTCTGGACGATGTTGAACATTTGCAGCTTTTTGTGCCGCGTGGTTTGGCACATGGATTTATAACCCTTTCTGAAGAGTCAATATTTTCGTATAAATGTGATAATTTTTACAATAAATCCTCAGAAAGCGGAATCATTTACAATGACGCAACCTTAGCGCTGGATTGGCATCTTCCAAAGGAAGAATTTATTATATCAGAAAAGGATTTGGAGCTTCCTAGTTTCACGGAAGTATTTTCATGA
- a CDS encoding DUF6909 family protein → MNKLKSHTRTRAQESTQAIERIYITMRHLFNRGFYKPMGVSGETLRESLLTLRPEIYGSITEDKIELQGLLYVMDRLPYGIEECRFINLTSDEGYKNSHFEPIIPLKRRRNCYRIDSEQMNIEITRGRSEIYDILTHLTFLFIESHKIMKQVLINENGDVIRDWKKLEHAVLKKGKLTKEEKEVALTHTANFLGRTFEEVKNVYAFFASEKNENRFFSIIYYLGKLAIDEVLSDNQRIITFSPVLRERLGHHIHGEQWAFRIKEKLQSKGLLKRPLHIISANMHSVMNSIYAPKALATEFLKKKPMEVFEALSNNVNLKLRDKVTKTALAEGMIFIEDQSGTNIDIQVIDTAKIKESPFTEAIKDVEDSKKPVIIVMDYAFGEQAYETMDELLKPYVDSNKNRHLLNVASVSIMGKAGILEGGKGDIMIPSAHVFEGTADNYPFKNRLDKSDFKDDDVAVFTGTMISVLGTSLQNRDVLKFFHNSTWNVIGLEMEGAHYQKAIQAAAKIRRSISSKVKVRYAYYASDNPLETGSTLASGGLGTTGVKPTYLITEKMLKQILETPKN, encoded by the coding sequence ATGAATAAATTAAAGTCACACACAAGAACACGTGCACAAGAGAGCACACAAGCAATTGAGCGTATTTACATTACAATGCGCCATTTGTTTAATCGCGGTTTTTACAAACCTATGGGCGTTTCGGGAGAAACGTTGCGGGAATCTTTACTAACCCTTCGTCCGGAAATTTATGGTTCCATTACCGAAGACAAAATAGAGCTACAAGGTTTGCTATATGTAATGGACCGTTTGCCCTATGGTATTGAGGAATGTAGATTCATAAACCTAACCAGCGATGAAGGATATAAAAATTCACATTTTGAGCCAATAATTCCGCTTAAACGCCGCAGAAACTGTTACCGAATAGATTCTGAGCAAATGAATATTGAAATAACCCGCGGCCGTTCAGAAATTTATGATATTCTCACCCATTTAACTTTCCTTTTTATTGAATCGCACAAGATTATGAAGCAAGTGCTCATAAATGAAAACGGCGATGTAATACGCGATTGGAAAAAACTTGAGCACGCCGTACTTAAAAAAGGCAAACTCACTAAGGAAGAGAAAGAAGTTGCATTAACGCACACTGCAAACTTTTTAGGAAGAACTTTTGAGGAAGTGAAAAATGTGTATGCTTTTTTTGCAAGTGAAAAAAACGAAAACCGCTTTTTTAGTATTATTTACTATTTAGGAAAATTGGCTATAGACGAGGTGTTATCAGACAATCAGCGTATTATTACTTTTAGCCCGGTACTCCGCGAGCGTTTAGGCCATCATATTCACGGCGAGCAATGGGCATTTCGCATTAAAGAAAAACTTCAGAGCAAAGGATTGCTAAAACGTCCGCTGCATATTATTAGTGCAAATATGCACAGCGTTATGAATAGTATTTATGCTCCAAAAGCTCTTGCAACAGAGTTTTTAAAGAAAAAGCCAATGGAGGTTTTTGAAGCGTTAAGCAACAACGTTAACTTAAAATTGCGTGATAAGGTTACAAAAACGGCATTGGCCGAAGGAATGATTTTTATTGAAGATCAAAGCGGAACCAATATTGATATACAAGTAATAGATACCGCCAAAATAAAGGAAAGCCCATTTACCGAAGCCATAAAAGATGTAGAAGATTCAAAGAAACCTGTAATAATTGTAATGGATTACGCTTTTGGTGAGCAAGCCTACGAAACCATGGACGAGCTTTTAAAACCATATGTAGATAGCAATAAGAATCGCCATTTATTAAACGTTGCTTCTGTTTCTATTATGGGTAAAGCAGGAATTCTGGAGGGTGGAAAGGGCGACATCATGATTCCCTCAGCCCACGTTTTTGAAGGTACGGCAGATAATTATCCGTTTAAAAATAGATTAGATAAGTCTGATTTTAAAGATGACGACGTAGCAGTTTTTACGGGAACAATGATTTCGGTTTTAGGTACTTCGCTTCAAAATCGCGATGTACTCAAGTTTTTTCACAATTCCACTTGGAATGTAATTGGACTTGAAATGGAAGGTGCGCATTACCAAAAGGCAATTCAAGCCGCGGCCAAAATACGCCGAAGCATAAGCTCGAAAGTTAAGGTTCGTTATGCCTATTACGCATCGGATAATCCGTTGGAAACTGGAAGTACATTAGCCTCTGGCGGATTGGGTACAACTGGAGTAAAACCCACCTACTTAATCACCGAAAAGATGTTAAAACAAATTTTAGAGACACCTAAAAATTAA